The genomic stretch TAACCAGTGGGTAACTAACTGGTTAACCAGTGGGTAAGGTACCTTTACCTTACTCACTGGGTAAGTGAGTGAGTAAGGTAAAGTAAGTACGGTACCTTTATCTTACTCACTGGGTAAGTAAGCCCACTGGGTTCAATGTGGGGTGCCAGCCTACCTCACTCACCTCTCCCAATTACACTACAGAGCAAACTTTCACCGCCTCCCTCTGTGCCTGCCGCAGACACAGCGCTGCTCCTAACCCCTCCTCGTCTCCCACATTCCGTCCCGCTGCCCAGCCCCGACCACGCCCCTTCAACCGTCATTCCTGCTCCCCGCCCCTGAGGGCGGTGCAGTCAGCGCATGAGAGCACCCTTCGCCGCTAGCGCGCCTGCGCGCGCCCGGTCCTCCCCCCACTTGGTGACACGCAAGCCCCGCCTCCCCCATTGGCCAGTCGCAGCTTCCTCGGAGGGTGGCGCGCGGTGGCCACGGGGACATGTTTGTGCCTCTGAGATGGCTCCGCGAGAGGCCGCGTCACCTGCTGGTGTGCGAGCGCAGCCACGTGCGGCACGAGCGCTCCCGCCACGCGGTGCGCGTGCGGGACCACGCGTTCAACTGCCGGGTGAGTACAAGAGGGCGCGTGGCTCCAGTGCCGCTTCTCACTCCGGGCAGGAACccagtcccagccacactttcccgggaggaagccccattgactgtactgggattgacttctgagtagacatgcacaggcctgggccctgaggctgcagtcctgtctttTTCATGCCAAGGTCCCAATAAATAGTTAAAGTATAAGAttggggacccactgctgatcccaccccaccCACTGGGACTCACCCCACCAACCTAGGACCCACTTCCAGATAGGTTTGGGGCAGAAAGAGGGAAAAGGGCTCTGAAAGTTTGCTGCAACTAAACAAAAAAGGCTtcgtgaccccactggggtcttAACCCACAGGTCGAGGAACACTGCCCTGTTGCATCTTGTTCTACTTATCatgcgggggaaggcagcagcaattATGGCCAACGTCCGTACTATGAACCTTTGCACATTCTTTTTTCCAAATGTGTTAGGGATTGCCTGTCACCCTCACAAACCTCAGGAATGGTTCATGTATAAGAAGTCAGCAAAGGAACCACTGACCTTTAACGCCTATGAATTTtacattttgttggcaaccttcagtctcggaagactgtggtgtcgcgctctgaatggtggttctggcacagtgtctagtgtggctgaaaaggcccattcgggagtgacaatcccttccacactggaagcaagtgtagtatgtccctggtctgtctccctggctatgagccttctttctttgcctctttgcctcagtctgttggccaagtgtctcttcaaactgggagaggccatgctgcacagcctgcctccaagcaggacgctcagaggccaaggtttcccatctgttgaggtccattcctaaggccttcagatccctcttgcagatatccttgtagcgcagctgtggtctacccttAGGGCGCTTTctctgcacgagttctccatagaggagatcctttgggatccgaccatagcccattctcacgacatgaccgagccaatgcaggcgcctctgtttcagcagtgtatacatgctggggattccagctcattccaggactgtgttgtttggaactttgtcctgtcaggtgataccgaggatgcgtcggaggcagcatgTATGAATTTTACATATCGTACAGTCATAATGATAATGAGCACCTGTATGGTGTAGTTGGACTTAGTATGGGAAGCTTGAGTTCAGTTATCTGCTCAGTGATAAAACTCAGCAGGTGGCCCAAGTAACTATTAGTTTGCCTACTACACAGGATAGATActgtatttatttgattttgagCCAGAAGGATCCCTAAAGTAGTTTGCATAAAATAATACAGTATTAAAACCTTCTGTTTGCATCAAACAGTGGCATTGTTCTGGGGTAATATATCCTCAACTGCCCCACCAAAACCCCTTCCCTAGGTCATTTCAGATTACCTCACCCTTCATCACATTCCTGACTATCACAAGTCATttgcggaggggggggggtgtctgtttCCTGACTGCATGCTCTTTACTCTCTTCTACCCAGCAGTGTAGGTCTTTTCGCTATATAAGGGCAGAGAGAAAATCACGTATAGCCGCTGTATCTCTAATGTTGTGAGATGGCAGTTGGCTCTTCTGTTTTCAGGAAAAGTGGGATTTCTCTCTGTGTCACTCTTGGGTTCCCAGAAGAAAGGTAGGATGcaaatttcaattttaaaaaatacttggGCAAAAACTGGAATAATATCTTAACAGTTAAACTGAAAGTTAGCCATtgatgtttaagccatttctgcccaactttgcatgtatgcaacaagaaccaaatgtgtatacctgtgggctgggcaaaaatgggttaaatactgCTTTGCTATTTGGGTATTATTTCTTATGAAGTACCTTGCATTGCTTCATTTCAGTGTTCTCTGTGGAGGTACTATAAATTCTTTTGGTTAGTCTGCAGTTCCACTATGACATTAATGCACAATACCTATTTTGTACTTTGACTAGGTGTCCTTTTTAATCCCCGATTGTGGAATACCTCCCGAAGCACTAAAAAGTGCAGTTGCAGATGTTGGCGAGTACTACCTGGTAAAGAATTTATCCCTTCATGAGTTAGTTACACAGGAATTTATTAACACATTTGTAAAAAAAGGTAAGAAAACTGAAATAGGAGATTATAAGAGAAACTCTGGTCTTCATCATATAATAAAGATCATTTGTAatcactttaaagaaaaaagtttttaggatctttggctcttggaacaattgtGTAAGAGAAGAACACTAATACAGAATATTGGAGAGAAATAGAACATTTTCCCACTGCTTATTTTTACATTCTATTTGGACATGAAAATGCTGATAGCCCTACACAAATTATCAGAATGGTCAGGACCTGAGACACACCAACAAATGCTAACACTTAATGCAATTGTCAGCTTTGTGAATATTTCTTCAAACCATATTAGCGTTGATTGTTAAGAAGTTTGAACATAGACCTAGACAGTTCTGTTTCACACCAATGTAAATACTACTAAGTAGTAGTATGCTAATTGAACAGTCATAagtgtatttactcagaagcaagtcccactgtgctaACTGGAACTTAATCTCAGGTAAGAGGGTATACAATTACAGCCTTTTAGCCACACTACATATCACATATAATGTGCATTTTGGTTCCTTAATTTCCTTTTTGACCCAGTCCAGGGTTTCTCTGACCAACCTTGTGCACTCCTGGTTCACTGGCTAGACAACCTTCCTCCCAGTGAGTCACAATATATATTCCTAATTTATTCTTGTGTGTTTTACTATCTCAAGGGTCTTAACACCATGATAGCAGGGCATAGTTGCCAGACAAATAAGCCAAACACTGAGTACAAGTTCTGGCACACATTCATCTTACTGGCCAAACACCCAACATGTCCTCAAGGGGAAACTGCCTTCCCATAGGTGCCGCCACCACCTCTTCTAACAGCCAGTTAGAGTGGTTAGCTGTCTGACCACCCCTTCTAACAGCCAGTTCTCCAACTAAGGGGAAGCTGAAGTCCTACAAGCTAGGACTCCCCAGCCCTTGCAAGCACTAAGCTCTCCCAAACTCCAGAGACCCAGACCTCAAGGCTCTGGTTCACTTCCCAGtagtagactgagggcccaatcttatccatttttctagagctggtgcagctgtgccaatggggcatgcactgcatcctgtggtggggaggcagtcacagatgcctctttaaagtaagagaacatttgttcccttaactcagggctgcattacagctgcaccagtgctggaaatttggataggattgggttgtgagtggtCTAGGCCAGACCTAGATGAATCAGTTCCTTTGTACACAGACACAAACCTGTAATAAGATAATGGTTTATTAAAGAATAGGGTTACATTTACTTTGAAAGGCATGAAGGAGTTTGAGAGTATACATTATTTACACAcacatgcaagcacacacaatgctaaaacaataaagctaagctcctaaaccagtggttcccaaactttttcaactggcagctccgtTGACCAACTGGACCACTGACCatagctccctattagggctataatccgatgcattgtatagagcagcaagttttttcacaaggattccacagctccccagggagccacagttcaGGAACCAATGTCATAAGCTTACAGTACTTGTCCCTAACACTCACCTGAATCTTTCAAAATTCTATGCATAAGCAAAGGATAACTTTTTCTACCTGCCATCCGACCACTGATGCCATTAGCCAGCCATGATAGAATGGCAAAGAGTAGctcaccccttcccccccaacaGGGCTTATTTTATACCTTAAAATTAGTTCTTAGCAAACCAGAAATTCAGATCTCCTGAAGCTTCTGGAAAGTGATCTTATCACCAGAGGCTGCTGTTGACCCATCACTCACTCTGACCCACCCCAATTGGAGAATCACAACTAGCTCCTATTTTCTCAATTAGCAAGACCTTGAGGTCCAGCCTGTTTTCATGTCTCTCTCCCAGCCAAAGCAGGATATAAGATAAGGAACTTCTTCTCAGCCTATAAACAAGTGCTATTCCCATAGCTGCTACAAAATGGCTGTGGCATACAAGATGCAGTGAgacctacccaattttccagtgctggtacagttgtgctagtggggtgagcactgcatcctgtggtagaggggcagtaacgggccttcttaagatatgggaatatGTATTACCAttgagctgcattgtggttacacagaagctggaaagttggataggattgggccctaagccagttATTTTACCTTCGATCTTTTGAACAAAATAGAGCTTTGACCTGATAGAGTTGGAACGCCCCTATGCTCTCTCCTCTAGGAAGAACATCCAAATCCATAATTTCTAAAgctgcactggtgttcctggagagagGACAAAACTCAGTTTTTCAGACACCTGAATGCTGATgtgaagcagcccctccccctcacctgcagAGGCATTTGGAGTAGTTAGAACAAAGCATAGGACTATCTTCCACCTCATTATCTCTACTCCAAATGGATCTGAAGGCAAGGGGGGCTGCTTTACAGGGCACctgaaaaaacttagcattttgcccctcACCCCGGAACGCCAGTGTACAACTGAAATTGTGCAGTGTGAAACTTGGAAAAAAATTCACTGAAAAACCACTGTGTTTCACATCTGAGTCACTCTTTGTCTCTTTGAAAATTGCAAGTTCTGAGGTCTTAAATATTTTGTCCACATTTATTGCTTGTAGTGTAAACAGCTGTGTGAACTCtgatcttaaaaaaaatcaaaattcttTTCCACATGGAAGTGTCTCATTCTGAGTCAGGCTGTTGGTGCACGTAGTTTAGTATTGTTTAACTGACTGGCAGCCAGCGTTCCGTGGTTTCAGCCTCGATCTTTACTAAATAGCTGATAGCTGCCCAGGTTTGAAGCTGAGACCTTCATGCAAAACATACTTTAAAGGAATGTTCTcttgtacaggtgtgcaccccttagtGACCTACTGGCTTACGCTAGGATCACATACGTGACTTGTGTGGTCACATGGTCATCTGTGCACAAGCACACACTTCCACCCTTTGAATACgaggggagctcagctcccctggCCTCTGAATGGTTGTCtgaacctcccagaggcagcatgcatccgAGCGCTGCctttgcaaggctcagactgaaaTCTGTTGCATAATTTCCAGGTTCAGATTGCATCAAGCACCGCTTGACAATGGAGATCGTGGTCccaatccctgtcgttaagtggtgcatgacTGTATTTAGGAGGGGAGAGCAATTATTCATCTTCACaaggtgtcttttctagtggctgttgctagtgtttcttttgcaactttttttagattgtgagccctctgggtACAGAGAACTATTTTAACAAATGAACAGGGAACCATTCACCTATGTAAATTGATTTGGAAACTACtgtttattgaaaagtggtatataaatattcttaagaatAATCTGTTTTGTTCAGGATAATTCAAATTATGCCTCAAGCGAAGCTGAGTTTTGTTGTACAGTTCAATCTTACGTACAGTTTAGCTTGCCTAAGCTCACTGAAATTCATGAGCTTTGTGGTGTTGGGCAGCCTCATCCTAAACTTTCtgatgcccactggagcagcaacgCCAGAGCGGCTACCACCTTATCCAGAGGGCGctgggaagctgccaggagtcttctccggggaaggagacttttgtccccttcccccccggAAAGCCCCAGCCCCCCTCACAAGTCCCCTACAAAGTCACAGCCCCCTACACGGGGCTTCACAAGTCTACACTgactgttttgccagtgcagagttgagagactcagaatccaatcctatgcatgtgtactcagaagtaagtcccattatagtcaatggggtttactcccaggaaagtttgggtaggattgcaaccttaggctacaatcatatacacactttcctgggagtaagccacattgactataataggacttacttctgagtacacgtgcataggattggactcttaagtgctgggcttttcagcccaacatggagttcaggatccggcagagtggagcagagctctgcagtcCTACCCCCCTTCCATCCCACTCCCTTGCCCCGCcttcgttccaccctccccctgccccccagaggtcACACCACTGCTCAGTGGTTTCACTTACCCCCTGCGGCAGCAAATCTTCCTCCTGCCAGTTCTGGGCCTGGCGCAGGTCTGGCACCAGCACTCCCTATTCATCAGGTACCATAAGCGTGCTTTACGGCACCCAGTGCCACTCTTGGGCTCAGCACTGggagtgtttaggattgggcccaaactctGCATTTGGCTGTAGCTTTAAATTACCATCAGTTACAGACAAAGTAATGTACAGAAATCAAGAAATTATACAGTTCTCTACATCTTGAGAGCTTACATTTTATACATCTAACATTTTATACCATATGAAAGTTCTCAGGATTTTAGATTGCATTGATTCATTGTGTTCTGGCTTCAAGAAactttcaaaaaatggcattgtgTCTTTGGGATGTAGGCTTCCATTGTGCTGTTATTAGAAGTACCAGTGGCATTCTTCTGCAGTTTTTATGCAGGAATAAAACTAGAAGGAGAGATTAACTCAGCTGGTGTTGATCGAGGTGCGGAATCAATTTAGAGTGAAGTAACaactaataaaatatttattaggATCAGGAAATGTATTTGTCTTTCTGTTTCAGGTTCGTGTTATGCTCTTACTTATAATACCAGGATTGACCAAGACAattctgctgctctgcttccAACAGGTATGAAATCATGTTGAAGACACGCCGATTTTTAACTGTTTAAATTTTATGCTTcaaggacagtgtttcccaaacggtGGTATGTGACATAATTGTTGATGGGTACTgaaactgacaagaaaaatgtattgtatggaaagtgaaactgagccacacataagtgtttactcatgagtaggcaaacatgacTTGGCTCTtaccaaaggccaggcaaaggggaacataaGGACACCAGATTGGTCCCAATCCGATATAcgcagcattccagaaggcaccccataataaaaaggataaaaacagaggtttgagcagctggtagaGTTAAACTTTTTTAtaatctcataaagctaggtgggccccaacagagcagcagtttttaaccttttccatctcgtgtcacactgacaaggtgctaaaattgtcaaggcacaccatcagttcctTGACTATTGACAAGACATACTACAccgctggccaggggctcacatctccagtGACCCTATTCatatatgacccttccccaaactccagtggcacacttgcagagcaTTTGCTGCAGGCCAGTGcgccttggcacagtggttgaaaatccctgcgatagggtgtcattttaaaaactgattcCTGGTATTTTTTGATAGTAATAATTTGTAACAAACTTTCTGTATGGTTTATTTTGTGGTTATACAGGTCCTGCCTCTTTATCTGCGAAATTAGGAACCCATGGTTTTAACTAACCACAGGTTCTAAACCGGCGATGGCTGGACCTGAAGTTCTGGACTTGACTGGAGGTGTTGTCAGGGTGCattcaggagcctttctgaggcccgccaTGCATGGGAAAaggctcagaaaggcctctggagttGCTTAgaaatggaagtgcctttctgacatctctgaatgcctttctgaggcctgtagaggtcTCTGCCAGCTTCAAAACAACTCCAGATAGCAACCAGAGAATATCTTCGATTGTGCCTGGAGGTCCAATGGACTAGACCCATAGGTTTCAGTATCCTCAGGgaggaacggatcccccatggatactcaGGTATGACTGTGATAATTTTGTACATTACACTAGGCATTCAAAACTTTTAAAAGATAGTTATTCAACATCACTTTTGTTCATAGGCAAATTACTTATATCAGTGGACAAGGATACTTACGAAGAACTGGGACTACAAGGCCGTCCATCTCTGTATTCTGGCAAAAAGCCAATGAGATACAGTAAGTATTCTAATGAAAAGAATGTTTATAAATATCAATTTGTTGGGAGTTATTAAATCATATTTCATCTCTTTGTAGTGGCTTGAATTTCTTAAACATGTTGAGTTGGAAAGAATAGAGAACAGTCAAATCCATTTTCCTGTTCTAAGTCTAGACACCCTATCCAAAGCTTTTGGGATTTGGTGCTTGAGTGAGATTTTGAAATAAATATGTAAGCTTCTGCTAGTCTACAAATGCTCTGAACCAGAAAAGCGGATCCATGCATGGAAGCAGTCTTCTGTGAATGTAGCTGATGAAGATACATATGTGCACATAAATGTGAATGCACATTACTGTTACAATGCACATTGACCTGGTAGGATGCGTTTTTCCAATACAGACTGGAATATGCAAACCCCACGTTAGGTATCAATAATTGTGCAAACCTAGAGCAGAATTGAGGCAAATACTGGTTACACTTCATGTCTGAGGGTCACAGGGCCTTAAGATCTAAAGAGTCTTCCTCTGGGTTCTTTCATTAAAGAGGCATGATTATTATATactaggagcagggccttctctgtggctcTGAAGTTCTGGAAGGCTTATCTGTAAAAATTTGGTAGGTGTAAAGTCAAAAATATCTTTATTCCACTGGGCATGGAACTCACTGTTTTGTAGTTCTAAACTTTCTTTTTAGTTGTATTAGATTTTCGTTCTTGTTTTAATTAGTATTTTAAATTGTTATAGCTTTATGTTGAAAGGTGATCTATAAGTATTGTAAATTTAAGATTTCCAATACCTTCGTGTTAGCacttacaggtccagccttgttatacatggattttttatacatggatttaactcagcacaaatggcccctgcaaatgagaaggaatgtgctgatccctggagaaggggaaaaatgcacccctttaaaatcacagttgctttttactgttgcatagagacagtcatacaagtgattacaggtataacctaagtgtccacagattcttctatctcaaagctgatgagtagggccctttaaattaaaggaaaacagtcatttaataatgccagattgggcagccagctgataatccatcagtcattttcactgcaggtgtcactcctcccttcccccccagcatgtgaaagaaggctaaatggcagtgattatcaccttcattctttcccccttgctgaggctcctggtgaagggagagggatTGCGGCCTCCTAGTGTAGCCTAAGTTCCTGGAGAGAGAccgattgactctgtgtgcattacaaaggtcagcaaggctgtttttaaatcaccagagcaaagagactttgttttttaaattgatttgctatagtgcgttttgtGCCATCCATgtgatgagactcaacctgtatatcataGTTTATCATTGTAAAACACTGTGTGTTTGCTTTAATGATTCAGGTAGCATAAGATTTATTAATACGTATTATGTTTACGTAAAATTATGTCCTTTTTCTATTTAATAGTTATTACTGTTGACTTGACTGACTCTGCCTTCAATCCTGATAGTAAAAAACATAAGAGAGTGATATGGGCCTTGAGAGAAAAAAAGCCACTAGAGTTTGATTTCTTACTGGCTTGGCACCACAAAGGTAATAATGGGCTGACAGTAAAAGAAAGCTGGAGGAGATGAAATTAGATATTGTTGTAGTCTAAACACCACATTTGCTGTTGCTAATTTGGCGTTTTCATGTTTGGCTTCAAGTGTCTATCTGTCTAATGCAAATGTAATATGGGTACAGTGATACATTTTTCAGAAAAGGTGTGCATTTAGCAAAacttcagaagtcagtccatgACTGACTGGACTGACCTTTCCTAGGAAATTCTTAAGTGACTATCTTATGACTATTTGTATGTTTCTGTGTCTTTACAAAGTtacattaaaacagtggttctcaaattctgggtcaggacccactaggtgggtcgtgagccaatttcaggtgggtcaccattcatttcaatattttatttttaatatattagacttgatactcccatggtatgtgcctgcatttggggaaatgttacagatctgtacttttaacatgctactatgtatatacttttaagttagatagtaaatgggacttactcctgggtaattgttgggaggattgcagcctaggattgttagaactcttcctgcttgatgatgtcacttccggtcatgacaccacttctgggagaatctcattctaaaaagttggtcccagtgctaaaagtttgagaaccactgcactagaacatTAGAATTTTATGGGAGATAGTGATATGTATTACaagcaaaaaacactgatttGCTTTCAGTTTGAGGCTACTGGCCCAATTATGAAGTACAGacagatttatttaaaaaattaaataataaagcaTATGTAAGAACTTTTCAGAATGCATAACAGTATTCTAATTAGAGCTTGTATCAATATATTGATTTTACAAAATGTGCTGTTGATAATGTGATAAATGTTAAAGAGCATGTGGATGAGATGTGGAATGCATTTGGAATATAAGTTAATGCACTTCCTGATTTGCAATTTTAGCAGCTGTATGCTTGCATTTTTGTAGTAGAGCGCTctaatttttcttctttcataGTGAGTATTTAGGAAACACTTCCCTTGCAGATGTCATCTGATGTCCCAGCTAAAGTTTCATTTTCCCATTTGAAACACCCAACGATGACTACATAAATTCATGcaaacagagcccaatcctgagcttgtctCGCTGGCAtcctgccagtgcagagttgtaccataaggcatgcccaTGACACTGTACTGGATCAGCCCTGATACCAGCCCATCGTCAGTCAGCACtaagcccagtgccagccacagGCTGCCCGGAGCAAAGAAaaagctccaggcagcagtgaagttctttggggtggggggaggaatggggagggggaaaggaaccAGGGGGAGACCAGCGGAGCTATGCTTCACCAGTTTgaaaactccatgttgggcctcctggcctgatATGGAGTtgctcaagtctgcaccagcacagagccCCATTGAAGGGCTTGGAACTTtttccagggaaaggggacaaaagtctctttCCTCCAAGAAGATCTCTAGTGGCTTCCTGGTGCCAGCTGGATGAAGCGTTggcattttggcacagctgctccagcGGGTACtgggaaactcaggattgggctgttaagattGTAGCCTATGCATTcgttcctgggagaaagccccattgaacacagttgaacttacttctgggtaggcatgcatagaattatgcTGTTAGTGCAATCTTATACTTGCTATACATTGTCCCCTGTACTCCAACTCTAAGTTAATTGTTTATAAGATTGCAGCTCCACTGAAATCACTCTGCTGTTAATGGAGCCTGAGGGATACATTATTTCTAAAAAGCAAGGTGGAGAGGTGGTTGGAAATCACAAGACATGAAATAGAATGATAAACAGTTCGGAAGTAGATTTAACTTCTGTAAGTTTGTTTATATTTACTGCACTTTTATTCCTCTGAGAGGATTCAAAGCAGTTGGGTACTCAAATTTCATAACAAATATACTTCTGCATTTCTTAAAATTATTTAAAGAGCTAAAGTAGTTTGAAATTAAATGCTCCTTTTATTATggtcacttttaaaaaattttttggtgGGGATAATGTTTGTTTTTAAGGATCAGAAGAATCAACATTGATGTCATACTTTTCCAAAAACCAAATACAGGCCCATCAGCCAAAAATAACATTCAGCACATTAAGAAATGTGCAGTGTCCCATACTGGAGTATAATAAACTGCAAGGAGAGCCAGAATCAGCATGCAGTGCACAAGAATTCTTTGAATGGCTAGGTGCCATTCTCAACCAAGTTGACTTGTAAGTATCTACATTCTGTGTAAGCACTTTAATAGAATTAGGTTGCTTTAAAAG from Tiliqua scincoides isolate rTilSci1 chromosome 4, rTilSci1.hap2, whole genome shotgun sequence encodes the following:
- the RPP40 gene encoding ribonuclease P protein subunit p40 isoform X1, which encodes MFVPLRWLRERPRHLLVCERSHVRHERSRHAVRVRDHAFNCRVSFLIPDCGIPPEALKSAVADVGEYYLVKNLSLHELVTQEFINTFVKKGSCYALTYNTRIDQDNSAALLPTGKLLISVDKDTYEELGLQGRPSLYSGKKPMRYIITVDLTDSAFNPDSKKHKRVIWALREKKPLEFDFLLAWHHKGSEESTLMSYFSKNQIQAHQPKITFSTLRNVQCPILEYNKLQGEPESACSAQEFFEWLGAILNQVDLDNISSNFLSTYSCPQPGTVIEQTLLCTVTGFIVPEKIIHLLEQICCYFEEPKLAHWISLIVHGFADSPVSWRESEHGFLKGGENLYSFVIFRSLDYWLQMAVGAYDDCP
- the RPP40 gene encoding ribonuclease P protein subunit p40 isoform X2, which gives rise to MAPREAASPAGVRAQPRAARALPPRGARAGPRVQLPGVLFNPRLWNTSRSTKKCSCRCWRVLPGSCYALTYNTRIDQDNSAALLPTGKLLISVDKDTYEELGLQGRPSLYSGKKPMRYIITVDLTDSAFNPDSKKHKRVIWALREKKPLEFDFLLAWHHKGSEESTLMSYFSKNQIQAHQPKITFSTLRNVQCPILEYNKLQGEPESACSAQEFFEWLGAILNQVDLDNISSNFLSTYSCPQPGTVIEQTLLCTVTGFIVPEKIIHLLEQICCYFEEPKLAHWISLIVHGFADSPVSWRESEHGFLKGGENLYSFVIFRSLDYWLQMAVGAYDDCP
- the RPP40 gene encoding ribonuclease P protein subunit p40 isoform X3 is translated as MAPREAASPAGVRAQPRAARALPPRGARAGPRVQLPGSCYALTYNTRIDQDNSAALLPTGKLLISVDKDTYEELGLQGRPSLYSGKKPMRYIITVDLTDSAFNPDSKKHKRVIWALREKKPLEFDFLLAWHHKGSEESTLMSYFSKNQIQAHQPKITFSTLRNVQCPILEYNKLQGEPESACSAQEFFEWLGAILNQVDLDNISSNFLSTYSCPQPGTVIEQTLLCTVTGFIVPEKIIHLLEQICCYFEEPKLAHWISLIVHGFADSPVSWRESEHGFLKGGENLYSFVIFRSLDYWLQMAVGAYDDCP